DNA sequence from the Cellulophaga sp. HaHaR_3_176 genome:
TTGATGTTATAAACGGGCATTTGACTGCAACATCTAAAGATGCGCTAGAAATAGAGAATTGGAGTAAAGCTTTAGGGCGTAAAAAAAGTGATTTTCCATATATCAATTCTTTCAAAAGTATTTTTGGTCACTGCTTAGCCGCTGCTGGGAGTATTGAAGCCGTTGCGAGTATATTACAGTTTAAAGAAGGTCTTGTGTTTGGAAATATCAATTGTGAAGATCTACATCCTGAAATCAAAAGTCTAATAGCTCCCGAAAAAATTCCACAACAAACCATTACGCATTCCCCAGAAATAATAGCAAAAGCGAGTTTTGGCTTTGGAGATGTAAATGCATGTGCTATTTTTAAAAGATTTATCAATTAAACCTATCACTATTTTAAATATATATTATGGAAACTGAAGAACGCTACCAAAAATTAAAAGAAATTATAAAAATTTATCTTCCAGAAGATGTCGCTATTTCGGAGCTTACTAATGAAAGTCATTTTATAAATGAGTTAAATATTAATTCTGCCAACCTCGTAGATATTGTGCTCGATGTTGAAGATGCTTTTGATATTACGCTAGAAAATGAAGACATG
Encoded proteins:
- a CDS encoding acyl carrier protein, coding for METEERYQKLKEIIKIYLPEDVAISELTNESHFINELNINSANLVDIVLDVEDAFDITLENEDMDQMLTVNNALQIIQNKLDAK